One window of Eisenibacter elegans DSM 3317 genomic DNA carries:
- a CDS encoding bile acid:sodium symporter family protein gives MLFIIGVVILAYCFPQLGSPSSPIPLDTIGSVGVSLIFFFYGLKLSPEKIQAGLQNWKLHSLIQLSTFLFFPLLMLLCYPLVHNTSYQALWLSFLFLAALPSTVSSSVVMVSIAKGNLPAAIFNASISGLIGIVITPLWMGLFLQQSGGDFDLSVVYIKLIAEILLPVGLGLFLQKYLGALAVRYGKQMTSFDKTIILLIIFKSFATSFENKVFSTVGLDELLLVSVGAIAVFYVMYYLTSWLSAYLGFSLEDQITAQFCGTKKSLVHGVVFSKILFPVSFPVGMILLPLMLFHAFQIFVVSIAASKLAQRD, from the coding sequence GTGTTGTTCATCATAGGGGTGGTGATACTGGCCTATTGTTTTCCCCAGTTGGGCAGCCCAAGCAGTCCTATCCCACTCGATACGATTGGCAGTGTGGGCGTTTCACTGATTTTTTTCTTTTATGGTCTCAAGTTAAGTCCAGAAAAGATACAAGCTGGTTTACAAAACTGGAAGCTCCATAGCCTTATTCAGCTCTCCACCTTTCTCTTTTTTCCTTTGTTGATGTTGCTATGTTACCCCCTAGTCCATAACACATCCTACCAAGCGCTTTGGCTCTCGTTTTTGTTTTTGGCAGCGCTTCCTTCTACCGTATCCTCGTCGGTGGTGATGGTTTCTATCGCCAAAGGCAATCTTCCGGCGGCTATCTTCAATGCTAGTATCTCAGGGCTAATTGGCATTGTGATTACGCCCCTTTGGATGGGTCTGTTTTTACAACAATCAGGCGGGGATTTTGATTTATCTGTCGTATATATCAAACTAATAGCCGAAATCCTGCTGCCTGTAGGCTTGGGGCTTTTCTTGCAAAAGTACCTCGGCGCTCTCGCTGTCCGATATGGCAAGCAGATGACTTCTTTTGATAAAACCATCATCTTGCTCATCATCTTTAAAAGTTTTGCGACCTCTTTTGAAAACAAGGTCTTTAGCACCGTAGGGCTTGATGAGTTATTGCTGGTTTCTGTAGGGGCCATCGCAGTTTTTTATGTGATGTATTACCTCACAAGCTGGCTGTCGGCCTACCTTGGGTTTAGTCTTGAAGACCAAATTACGGCGCAGTTTTGTGGTACAAAAAAATCACTGGTACACGGCGTGGTTTTTTCTAAAATTTTGTTCCCCGTATCTTTTCCTGTAGGAATGATTTTGCTCCCTCTGATGCTTTTTCACGCCTTCCAAATCTTTGTTGTCAGTATAGCTGCCTCAAAATTAGCGCAAAGGGATTGA